TAGAGGTTAAAATAgaggttaaatttttatatggaacacgttttgagatatacttatatttttagatttttactaGACGCCAGAATCATATCTCAAGCTAGAAATGTCCGCTTATAtcgttggatctgtgataagttaagtggttatatatttagaaaaatttagcaCATTTTCATCACGTTTTACAGTGATTCTTTGCCGGTGGAAAAGTGCCATCCGTTGAAATAACTTCAGGTTTCTCTTTATGCTCATAAAGGTGATACTTTAACGTAAGAATAAGATTAgaagaaaaatgacaaagttataagcatatttttttgaaaatgtttcattttttaaccctctaatgccccaattttttttgccagctgattaaattttcaatgttaacgacactaaagcaagagaactaagcaagaaaagtttatacggtaaaattcagcatatgctgcaaagcctcttgaatagtttcaaataagttttctttttattttgcccatttttgttgtcttaaggtgtgttttactaaaaacttCCTTATTaaacgaagcccgcctaaatgCGGGCTTAGGCTTTAGAgggttaaatatattttgaaccacttaaattATCACAGATCCACATTTGTTCGATATAATCATAAATTTTTAGCTCGAGAAAtgatttttctaatgaaaaaaggacaaaaaaataaaaatataaggatatctcaaaaactgtttcattaaaaaatgttaaccTCTATTTTCGAAGTCACTagatgaaaatacataaaaagcaACATCTAATCAACTGTAAATtttagtgtaaactagtgtagttACTAATTGCTTTTTTACTTCTTTTCATTACAGATTGTTATGTTTTATCCGCGTGTATAAGGccaaagaaaaataaacgaaaataaataTTCACTTCAACTCAACTTGTAATACTTCgatggaatttaatttaattcacacATTTAATAAATGTAGAAGTTATTGTATTAAATGATTTACGGGTTTCATTTCAACATATCGTTAaaaacgacaaaattttgttgctgggacAGCAAACATTTGTAGTTGTTATAGCTGTAAATATGTTAGCTATTTGAACTAACgcagtttgctatttcagcagcgatatttgtcaaaaacttttagcAAACAAGTATGTTAATTCAGCAGCACTTGTTTGCTATTTTAActgcaaaaaatgtttgctgtttcAACTAACGAATGTTTGCTGAAACAACTACAAGCTACTGCTGTtcctttttcagcaaacaaattctgctgttttagcaaacatttttgttattatgagtaacaaaatttttggttgtaaataaatatttgctgtATAACATTCGAATATATTgtacacacatttttttatttgtatgttatGGCATTATGCTACAGATGAaaaaatgaaagtaaccaattggcaccttaaaatatatatgcctagggtgaaacataatatgcttgaacaatacaaacaataatttGTTTGGACAAACCctgaaaatgtatatgcttgaaacagaatgtgtttgggagtatatgttacagaagcaattttttcgGAGGGTGTAGCGAGAGTTCGCGACCACGAACAccgcaaatttcaatttcttagtAATCGATAAGATCTAATGGTCTACTTAAGTCCAACACCAGCAAATCCACTATTACCTTGATCTAGTCCTttgtacagtgcactcgcggtaacgtcaACACCGCCTAACGTGAAACCTCATAACGTGAACACGCTTTTTCTTacactaactactccgtaacgctgaaaaacatgaaatttgacgtaaaaggcagattcacaatgccaaATACAACTTCAAATGCCCATACGGAATTTTTTAGTGGTCTAGTTTggattttttcgtgaattttaattatttatacatacccactgatatttttccaatttctttttttttataattttttcatgaaattaaaaataagtttttaatattaccacacagaaaaaaatttcaatagttaaactaacgctaaatttaacttatttttattggaaaaaatttatttggttgtagttaaattttattatttttatcgaaattttccacagctgaatgaaatcttacttgttttaactatgtctcaaaaattttatgaactaaacgtgaatataaagttcaatgacggtacacataagttcaatatgaactaaagcaaaagaagatttttgtacgattcccaaaaatagttagaatgaactactgtatggttaaaatggtcatgatttggcgccaatgattttctcctttacttttggttaattttttcttctatgaaatgatgtaatttcgtgaactgtagttaaaaagtacaacaggacctttaaatttcctggtttcaacaacgctttgtggaaatctcaaaatgtgaaaaaaatttaattaaattttcgtgcgagatagttcattcttgctataaaacagttcactttttgtcggtgtaataataaaaataaaagactatcatgctagaacgtgtaaaactcCCGAATATGGCTATGTTTTGTGCTGAAATTAGCTGAAGATCGctaacgtgaacattttcgctaacgtgaactctcttggttttaattagctCACGTTACTGCGAGTGcactatatatagaatttttaaaatttccaacagCCTCCTCTGTTCCACAACCCCTTCGAATACTAAATTTGTAATATTATAAGGAACGCGAGTGATTAGGAAAAGCTGAGAGATTTGCACATATTAACCTCTCAAACAGCTTATTTATAATCGGTAAACCCGAAATAGGTCTGAGTTTATCAAATGGGAATCTTCAGAAATCAGGATAAACACAAGTTTCTACAATATCGTTAAAAATTCTTCAACGCTGGTCTTGAATGTTTATTCACAACACGTTTATTTTCAATCacattgtacaattttatttttaccttcTTCAACAATCCATCAATGGTCgataaatttgaggaaaattaattttgtgcacGGCACTATTGTCCAAAGCCCAAGTTGTTCCATTAGATGCCGTTTCCACGACTTCTATAAAGTTTTTAGCGAATATGGCAGCAGTTTGTGTTTTAATGGAGGCTATCAAATCTGCCGTGTGGAAATATTtgcttgaaaaacattttgaaggtGTTGTTCTCAACATTTCCGTCTCTGTAGCCCCCGGACAAATTGTTATAAAGCTGACAccagttttatcaaaatatatggAATTCTGTTGGACGAAAGATCATTCATATTTCATGCTACAATCACCGTGGAAGTTTTCCCTTACCGCCATTGATCTGGTAAAGGCTGTGACACCACATTTGGAAGATGAATAAATAGAATAGAATTCCGAACCATCCAGACCTAAAGTTGACGATATGTTTACAATGCAACCTCCAAAACCTCCATTAGCTTTGCTCATGTGTTCCATGGCAATAAGAGAGCTGTGGATAAGACCAGTCTTTATAATAGGGAGAAAACAAAACGACAATTAAATGTTTCCAACTGCGATTCTCCAACCTTACCAAATTGAGATGTATCAATATATCGATGTTTTCCTCATCGCCAATACCTGCACCATTCACAACAATATCGAATGAACCCAATTTATTCTTTATCTTCTCGAACGCTATCTCGATAGTTTGGCGTTTTgtcaaatccacaaaatgatattCGATACAAGAATTTTTATAGGTCTCTTGTAAATGTTTCAAATATTCATCATTTGAAACTAAGTCCAGGATGAAAATACTTTTAACCGATTTTTCAAGAAAAGCTTCTACACATTTTTGTCCAATACCACCAAATCCTCCAACATATATTACATTTTTCCCTACCAAGTCCATTGTTATTAACTTATTGTTGAAGAAGATTTGATGCTCGTCTATCTATCTTAAATTTGATTGTGAGGTATTTTATGAAATTGAATCGAATTCGTGAATCTTTTGTTAGCTAGCAGTTATGGAAATTAAAACTGGACAGGGTCTagttttaatatttcttttaatttagaatcaatattattgttttcaattaattgctgatttaatttttgttatacctGGAGATGAGCACGTGACACAACCTCTTTCGTGATTCATGCGTGAATCTTGTATCATTTAATTAGGATATATCGGGAATGCATGTATACGCATGTGTCACCCTGGATTAATTCTTTTGCGGTATCTACTGGGGAGTTGTGTTTTGGAAAATAGATTTGATTTACACTTACTTTCTTTTAGTATATAATACGGTTGaactacaataaaaaaagcaaaaattaaaccCTTATCCCTTAGCTGTTGCGATAACTTTACTCTTTTTTACAATTGTTATTTacgctttcgtccccaaaaaatcgaatataaaatcaatttaaattaaaatccctGACAAAAATCACCCATACAAATCTcataagttttattaaaaaagagaatagtagttaaaaaaaagtaaagttATCGCAACagcttagggagatatgggtttaatttttgcttttttgtgATTGTAGTTCAACCGTATTACATACAAGTTCTGGTTTTTTATAATGTCACAGGTTGTTTATCCGGTACTAAAAGAAAGCAATTgtaaatcaaaattattttccaaaactcaACTCCCCAGTGGATACCGCAAAAGAATTAATCCAGGGTGTTACATGTTTGTACATGCATTCCCGATATATCCTAATTAAATGATACAAGATTCACGCATGAATCACGAAAGAGTTTGTGTCATGTGCTCATCTCCaggtataacaaaaattaaatcagcaattaattgaaaacaataatattgattctaaattaaaagaaatattaaaactAGACCCTGTCCAGTTTTAATTTCCATAACTGCTAGCTAACAAAAGATTCACGAATTCGATTCAATTTCATAAAATACCTCACAATCACATGTAAGATAGATAGACGAGCATCAAATCTTCTTCAACAATAATT
This is a stretch of genomic DNA from Haematobia irritans isolate KBUSLIRL chromosome 4, ASM5000362v1, whole genome shotgun sequence. It encodes these proteins:
- the LOC142236014 gene encoding uncharacterized protein LOC142236014, with protein sequence MDLKGKTVVYIGGFGGIGQKCLRAFLRKEIKHLVVCDLHINEIVLKDLVESFPQITISYVAIDITERDSIEGAIKEAALILNKQIDIFVNGCGLMNDRFVDLTICINLIGLIHSSLTALDYMSKSKGGNGGSIINISSIAGLDPSEYFCIYSASKSGVISFTQSMARPLYFDKTGINFITICPGGTLTTIIQQADTCYSNQYFDGLVDVLNGMDKQTPEVFAKNLMEIVETADNGTVWVLNNGTIEEVHMPKVWGQINLDSTIDEHQIFFNNKLITMDLVGKNVIYVGGFGGIGQKCVEAFLEKSVKSIFILDLVSNDEYLKHLQETYKNSCIEYHFVDLTKRQTIEIAFEKIKNKLGSFDIVVNGAGIGDEENIDILIHLNLTGLIHSSLIAMEHMSKANGGFGGCIVNISSTLGLDGSEFYSIYSSSKCGVTAFTRSMANSIYFDKTGVSFITICPGATETEMLRTTPSKCFSSKYFHTADLIASIKTQTAAIFAKNFIEVVETASNGTTWALDNSAVHKINFPQIYRPLMDC